In a single window of the Papaver somniferum cultivar HN1 chromosome 8, ASM357369v1, whole genome shotgun sequence genome:
- the LOC113304696 gene encoding SUN domain-containing protein 4-like: MQRSRKALLQRRSSVSFEINNGTTTNHMYNVILSLIVIWWLFFPVLIGHSDNHTDGSGVVPVGESTWDDTEQVVNEGFDSGTGIQYVFTDSKDSDLDICNAISEAKCTSNEILPTLKENVTASELVEQMKKLETSFIGPKVEKDSTSVLSNDRLSHVAPIGLDEFKSKQLSGAKAKPASEPSNGVVHRVEAGGTEYNYASASKGAKVIDFNKEAKGASYILGKDKDKYLRNPCSAEVKFVVIELSEETLVDTIEVANFEHYSSNLRDFQVLGSLVYPTDKWLHLGNITAKNVKHAQRFILEEPKWVRYLKFYLLNHYGSGFYCTLSAVGVYGMDAVEQMVEDLISVHEEVNLGQAPIRITPQPVEPAEEDDWDFDNESAQESTNSQHEVPKNNGRNSVPDDQPQQAGRMTGDTALKILLQKVRSMDLGLSVLERYLEELNSRYGKIFKELDDEIVAKDVLLYKYRVDIKKLLDSKEIVAKKVADLIGWKSLVSSQVNNLVDDSVILRAEIARVLKNQIYMENKGVVILLVSIIFSGIALLKLVIDLVVNLFRIQNKSEKFIQISSSWLVLLLSSSIVVIMLL; the protein is encoded by the exons ATGGATCTGGGGTTGTTCCAGTAGGCGAATCCACATGGGATGATACTGAGCAGGTTGTAAATGAAGGATTTGATTCTGGAACTGGGATTCAATATGTTTTTACAGATTCTAAGGATTCCGATCTGGATATATGCAATGCAATCTCGGAGGCTAAATGCACTAGCAACGAAATACTACCAACTCTCAAAGAAAATGTTACCGCCTCAGAATTAGTTGAACAGATGAAGAAATTAGAGACTTCATTTATAGGGCCAAAAGTGGAAAAGGATTCGACTAGTGTTTTAAGCAATGATAGGCTATCGCATGTAGCTCCAATTGGTCTCGATGAATTCAAGAGTAAACAACTTAGTGGTGCGAAAGCGAAACCTGCAAGTGAACCATCTAATGGAGTTGTTCATAGAGTGGAAGCGGGTGGAACGGAGTACAATTATGCTTCAGCATCCAAGGGAGCAAAAGTTATAGATTTCAATAAAGAAGCCAAGGGGGCTTCTTATATCTTGGGCAAAGACAAAGATAAGTACCTTCGGAATCCCTGTTCTGCCGAAGTGAAATTCGTTGTTATAGAACTTTCAGAAGAAACCCTTGTGGACACGATCGAAGTAGCAAACTTCGAGCATTACTCGTCTAATCTGAGGGATTTTCAGGTACTAGGCAGTTTGGTATATCCCACAGATAAATGGTTACATCTTGGAAATATCACAGCTAAAAATGTGAAGCATGCACAGAGATTCATCCTCGAGGAGCCAAAATGGGTGAGATATCTCAAGTTCTATCTTCTAAACCATTACGGTTCTGGATTCTATTGTACGCTGAGTGCTGTGGGTGTATATGGAATGGATGCTGTAGAACAGATGGTAGAGGATTTGATCTCAGTCCATGAAGAAGTTAATTTGGGGCAGGCACCAATAAGAATAACCCCACAGCCGGTTGAACCTGCAGAGGAAGATGATTGGGATTTTGATAATGAATCTGCACAAGAAAGTACTAACTCGCAACACGAAGTTCCAAAAAACAATGGGAGAAATTCAGTTCCTGATGACCAGCCTCAGCAAGCTGGGAGGATGACTGGGGACACTGCTCTTAAGATACTTTTGCAAAAAGTCAGATCAATGGACTTGGGTTTGTCTGTTCTCGAGCGATACCTGGAGGAGCTGAATTCCAGATATGGCAAAATTTTCAAAGAACTTGATGATGAAATCGTTGCCAAAGATGTACTTCTGTATAAGTACAGAGTTGATATAAAGAAACTTCTTGACAGCAAGGAAATCGTG GCCAAAAAAGTTGCTGATCTCATTGGTTGGAAATCCCTTGTTTCCTCGCAAGTGAATAATCTAGTCGATGATAGTGTGATTCTCAG AGCTGAGATCGCAAGGGTTCTGAAAAATCAGATTTACATGGAGAACAAGGGTGTGGTTATTTTGCTTGTTAGTATAATTTTTAGTGGCATAGCTCTATTGAAGCTAGTTATAGATTTAGTTGTGAATTTATTTAGAATACAGAATAAATCCGAGAAATTTATACAGATAAGCTCTTCATGGCTTGTCTTGCTGTTGAGTTCTAGTATTGTAGTTATCATGCTCTTGTAA